In Chrysoperla carnea chromosome 2, inChrCarn1.1, whole genome shotgun sequence, the following proteins share a genomic window:
- the LOC123292112 gene encoding D-amino-acid oxidase-like: MNTEEQFDIVVVGGGIVGITTAINLQNKYPNVKITIVTEKLSPYTTGDGSAGFWMPYLCGSTPIEKVLDWSIPTLKLFHKLWRSELAEATGVSFVPVIYLFEKDDVTPKWIPYCHGSLDLSPDLLKKLGKEHGRSYREGTFFTSFTCEPSKFLPYLLRQFFQNGGKLIYSRVTSLSEVAEKYSDKTKKANVIVNCCGLGARTIVPDDEVYPIRGQVARVHAPWQFHIICSEANYIIPNHNAVILGGTAQKNDYSTEVYEEDTKAIFDGCSELVPGLKNSSKLQEWVGLRPARDSVRLELDKTPSKYVTDNNQNLILIHNYGHGGSGVTLSWGCAINVTNLLENTLIDLSLSSSTKSKQQEDTFSNIRSRL; encoded by the exons ATGAATACAGAAGAACAATTTGATATAGTGGTTGTAGGCGGAGGTATTGTGGGGATAACAACAGCAatcaatttacaaaacaaatatccaaatgttaaaataacaattgtCACTGAAAAATTGTCACCGTATACTACGGGCGATGGATCAGCCGGATTTTGGATGCCATATTTATGCGGCTCAACGCCAATTGAAAAAGTCTT AGATTGGTCTATTCCGACATTAAAGCTATTTCATAAACTATGGCGCTCAGAACTCGCAGAAGCAACAGGCGTATCATTTGTaccagtaatttatttatttgagaaaGACGATGTAACACCAAAATGGATTCCATATTGTCATGGTTCACTAGATTTATCGCCggatttacttaaaaaattagggaAAGAACATGGTCGTAGTTATCG tgagGGTACTTTTTTTACATCTTTCACTTGTGAACCGTCAAAATTTTTACCCTATTTATTGAGACAATTCTTTCAAAATGGTGGTAAGCTTATTTATAGTCGGGTAACTAGTCTATCAGAAGTGGCGGAAAAATATTCTGATAAGACAAAAAAAGCAAATGTCATTGTAAATTGTTGTGGACTTGGAGCAAGAACAATTGTACCAGATGATGAAGTTTATCCTATTCGAGGACAAGTGGCAAGG GTTCATGCACCGTggcaatttcatataatttgtaGTGAAGCAAACTACATTATTCCAAA tCATAATGCGGTAATTCTAGGAGGTACAgctcaaaaaaatgattattcaaCAGAAGTGTATGAAGAGGATACAAAAGCGATATTCGATGGGTGCTCTGAACTAGTTCCGGGATTGAAa aacaGTTCAAAACTACAAGAATGGGTTGGACTTCGACCAGCACGTGACAGTGTACGTTTAGAATTAGACAAAACACCATCAAAATATGTGACTGATAACAATCAAAACTTGATTTTGATACATAATTATGGTCATGGTGGTAGTGGTGTCACACTCAGTTGGGGTTGTGCTATCAATGTTACTAATCTGTTAGAAAATACTTTGATTGATTTATCATTATCATCGTCAACTAAATCCAAACAACAAGAAGATACTTTCAGTAATATTCGCAGTCGTTTATag
- the LOC123292113 gene encoding D-aspartate oxidase-like — protein sequence MNTEEQFDIVVVGGGIVGITTAINLQNKYPKVKITIVTEILSPYTTGDGSAGLWMPYLCGSTPIEKMLEWSIPTLNLLHKLWRSELAETTGVSFVPVIYLKEKDDITPKWISSCHGSCDLAPDLLQKLGKEHGRSYREGTMFTSFTCEPTKLLPYLLRQFFQNGGKLIYSRVTSLSEVTEKYSDKTKKANVIVNCCGLGARTIVSDDEVYPTRGQVQRVHAPWQFHTIFSEANYIIPNHNAVILGGTAQKNDYSTEVYEEDTKTIFNGCSELVPGLKNSSKLQEWVGLRPARDSVRLELDKTSSKYVTDNNKKLILIHNYGHGGSGVTLSWGCAINVTNLLENALIDLSLSSSTKSKQQEDTFSNIRSRL from the exons ATGAATACAGAAGAACAATTTGATATAGTGGTTGTAGGCGGAGGTATTGTGGGGATAACAACAGCAatcaatttacaaaacaaatatccCAAAGTTAAAATTACAATTGTCACTGAAATATTGTCACCGTATACTACGGGTGATGGATCAGCCGGATTATGGATGCCATATTTATGCGGCTCAACGCCAATAGAAAAAATGTT AGAATGGTCTATTCCGACATTAAATCTGCTTCATAAACTATGGCGATCAGAACTCGCAGAAACAACAGGTGTATCATTTGTAccagtaatttatttaaaggagAAAGATGATATAACACCAAAATGGATTTCATCTTGCCATGGTTCATGTGATTTAGCACCtgatttacttcaaaaattagGGAAAGAACATGGCCGTAGTTATCg tgAGGGTACTATGTTTACATCTTTCACTTGCGAACCGACAAAATTGTTGCCGTATTTATTGAGGCAGTTCTTTCAAAATGGTGGAAAGCTTATTTATAGTCGGGTAACTAGTTTATCAGAAGTTACGGAAAAATATTCCGATAAGACGAAAAAAGCAAATGTCATTGTAAATTGTTGTGGACTTGGGGCAAGAACAATTGTATCAGATGATGAAGTTTATCCTACTCGAGGGCAAGTGCAAAgg GTTCATGCACCGTGgcaatttcatacaatttttagtGAAGCAAACTACATTATTCCCAA TCATAATGCGGTAATTCTAGGAGGTACAgctcaaaaaaatgattattcaaCAGAAGTGTATGAAGAGGATACAAAAACGATATTTAATGGGTGCTCTGAACTAGTTCCTGGATTGAAA aacaGTTCAAAACTACAAGAATGGGTTGGACTTCGACCAGCACGTGACAGTGTACGTTTAGAATTAGACAAAACATCATCAAAATATGTGActgataacaataaaaaattgattttgatacaTAATTATGGTCATGGTGGTAGTGGTGTTACACTCAGTTGGGGTTGTGCTATCAATGTTACTAATCTTTTAGAAAATGCTTTGATTGATTTATCATTATCATCGTCAACTAAATCCAAACAACAAGAAGATACATTCAGTAATATTCGAAGTCGTTTATAG